The Halobellus sp. MBLA0158 genome has a window encoding:
- a CDS encoding transcription initiation factor IIB: protein MSDALHARTRENDEERTWRDHSADESRRADQNETRDQESTEEESLQCPECGSTDLVTDDERGETVCNDCGLVVDEDSIDRGPEWRAFDSAERDEKSRVGAPTTNLMHDKGLSTNIGWQDKDAYGNSLSSNQRQKMQRLRTWNERFRTRDSKERNLKQALGEIDRMASALGLPENVRETASVIYRRALDEDLLPGRSIEGIATASLHAAARMAQVPRSIDEVARVSRVDEDEFERAYRYVVRELSLEIQPADPAEYVPRFASDLDIPKETERTANDLLENAKRQNVHSGKSPVGLAAAALYAAAQLTNEELTQADVSEVTDISEVTIRNRYQELLEAWDLDSPHGGRSGAAEA from the coding sequence ATGAGTGATGCCCTTCACGCGCGCACGCGCGAGAACGACGAAGAGCGAACGTGGCGCGACCACAGCGCCGACGAGAGCCGTCGCGCTGACCAGAACGAGACGCGGGACCAGGAGTCGACCGAAGAGGAGTCGCTCCAGTGCCCCGAGTGCGGTTCGACAGACCTCGTCACCGACGACGAGCGCGGCGAGACCGTCTGTAACGACTGCGGCTTGGTCGTCGACGAGGACTCGATCGACCGCGGCCCCGAGTGGCGCGCCTTCGACAGCGCCGAACGCGACGAGAAGTCCCGGGTCGGCGCGCCGACGACGAACCTGATGCACGACAAGGGCCTGTCGACCAACATCGGCTGGCAGGACAAAGACGCCTACGGCAACTCCCTGTCGTCGAATCAGCGCCAGAAGATGCAGCGGCTGCGGACCTGGAACGAGCGGTTCCGCACCCGCGACTCGAAGGAGCGCAACCTCAAGCAGGCGCTCGGCGAGATCGACCGGATGGCCTCCGCGCTCGGCCTCCCCGAGAACGTCCGCGAGACCGCGTCGGTCATCTACCGCCGCGCGCTCGACGAGGACCTGCTGCCCGGCCGTTCCATCGAGGGAATCGCGACCGCATCCCTCCACGCGGCCGCCCGGATGGCGCAGGTGCCCCGGAGCATCGACGAGGTCGCGCGGGTCTCCCGCGTCGACGAGGACGAGTTCGAGCGGGCGTACCGCTACGTCGTCCGCGAGCTCTCCCTGGAGATCCAGCCGGCCGATCCCGCCGAATACGTCCCGCGGTTCGCCTCGGATCTTGACATCCCCAAGGAGACCGAGCGGACGGCGAACGACCTCCTGGAGAACGCCAAGCGACAGAACGTCCACTCCGGGAAGTCGCCGGTCGGCCTCGCGGCCGCCGCGCTCTACGCCGCCGCACAGTTGACCAACGAGGAGCTGACCCAAGCGGACGTGAGCGAGGTGACCGACATCTCGGAGGTCACGATCCGCAACCGCTATCAGGAACTGCTCGAAGCCTGGGACCTCGACTCGCCGCACGGCGGTCGAAGCGGCGCCGCCGAGGCTTAG
- a CDS encoding TIGR04347 family pseudo-SAM/SPASM protein, producing the protein MISISKLLCDLDAEGDGLRYDDGRDSAKEQITEERTTKPVVVWNLTRRCNLYCEHCYAGADLDAAPGELTTAEGKQLLDELADYGVPVVLFSGGEPLVRDDLEELVGHAADRGIRPVLSTNGTLATPERAQALRAAGLKYAGVSVDGMPERNDAFRGEEGAFDAAVRGIENFLDAGLKTGLRYTITEKNAADMESVVDLLSEVGLDRFCFYHLDYGGRGGEIADADLSPEERRRAVERLCEMTLDYHRNGEEIETLLVGNYCDAAFLVEYAREHFGEAKADAVRRYLEVNGGDPTGERVADVDYQGNVHPTQFWQGYSLGNVRDRPFGAIWEDESNPLLRALRNREAHLSGRCASCQYQDICRGGSRLRAIAAEGDVFGPDPQCYLTPRERLGPAADPSGSAAD; encoded by the coding sequence ATGATCTCGATCAGCAAACTCCTCTGTGACCTCGACGCCGAGGGCGACGGGCTCCGCTACGACGACGGCCGCGACTCCGCGAAGGAACAGATCACAGAAGAGCGGACGACGAAGCCGGTCGTCGTCTGGAACCTCACGCGGCGCTGCAACCTCTACTGCGAGCACTGCTACGCCGGGGCCGACCTCGACGCCGCGCCCGGCGAGCTCACGACCGCCGAGGGCAAGCAGCTGCTCGACGAACTCGCGGACTACGGCGTCCCGGTCGTGCTCTTTTCGGGCGGCGAGCCGCTCGTCCGCGACGACCTCGAAGAGCTGGTCGGCCACGCCGCTGACCGCGGCATCCGCCCCGTGCTCTCGACGAACGGCACGCTCGCGACGCCCGAGCGTGCTCAGGCGCTCCGCGCGGCCGGCCTGAAGTACGCGGGCGTCTCCGTCGACGGGATGCCCGAGCGCAACGACGCCTTCCGCGGCGAGGAGGGCGCCTTCGACGCCGCCGTGCGGGGCATCGAGAACTTCCTCGACGCGGGGCTGAAGACCGGGCTCCGGTACACCATCACCGAGAAGAACGCCGCCGATATGGAGTCGGTCGTCGACCTGCTCTCGGAGGTCGGCCTCGATCGCTTCTGCTTTTACCACCTCGATTACGGCGGCCGCGGCGGCGAGATCGCGGACGCGGACCTCTCGCCCGAGGAGCGGCGCCGGGCGGTCGAGCGGCTCTGTGAGATGACCCTCGACTACCACCGGAACGGAGAGGAGATCGAGACCCTGCTCGTCGGCAACTACTGCGACGCCGCGTTCCTCGTCGAGTACGCCCGCGAGCACTTCGGCGAGGCGAAGGCCGACGCCGTCCGCCGGTACCTCGAAGTGAACGGCGGCGACCCGACCGGCGAGCGCGTCGCCGACGTCGACTACCAGGGCAACGTCCACCCGACGCAGTTCTGGCAGGGGTACAGCCTCGGCAACGTCCGCGACCGGCCGTTCGGCGCCATCTGGGAGGACGAGTCGAACCCCCTCCTGCGCGCGCTCCGCAACCGCGAGGCGCACCTCTCGGGGCGCTGTGCGAGCTGTCAGTACCAGGACATCTGCCGCGGCGGCTCCCGGCTCCGCGCGATCGCCGCCGAGGGCGACGTCTTCGGTCCCGACCCGCAGTGTTACCTGACGCCGCGAGAGCGCCTCGGACCCGCCGCCGACCCGAGCGGCTCCGCGGCCGACTGA
- a CDS encoding heme ABC transporter ATP-binding protein, whose protein sequence is MSDPLVSVEDLRVAFGSLTVLDGIDATVEPGSFVGLVGPNGAGKTTLLRTLNGTVSPDSGTVSVAGERIADLSSRAASRLVATVPQDTSVAFEFDVRQIVEMGRNPHRSRFGGWSRADAEAVERALDRADVREFVERSITTLSGGERQRVLLARALAQETPLLLLDEPTASLDINHQVRTLELLRSLVADGKTAITAIHDLNLAAHYCDELLLLSDGKVAAQGPPEAVLTERALEDAFDANAVVSRHPVTGSVYVTALPDGKPVDGTDRSEPAGGDSERPGRVHVIGGGGTAARLLYVLDAAGYEVTIGALNEGDTDTETARSIGLDPVTVEPFAGVDPETRAAVERRIDAADCVVVADVEIGTGNLPNLRAATAADRVVLVEDRPFDERNYVGEEAARVYESLRERARTVASKDVSTAVVDLIDRDMPVHSDGTGGETAEPAPRDRRPSERSR, encoded by the coding sequence GTGAGCGATCCGCTCGTCTCCGTCGAGGATCTCCGAGTCGCGTTCGGGTCGCTGACCGTACTCGACGGTATCGACGCGACCGTCGAGCCGGGGTCCTTCGTCGGTCTCGTCGGTCCCAACGGGGCCGGAAAGACCACGCTCCTCCGAACGCTCAACGGGACGGTATCGCCCGACTCGGGCACCGTCTCCGTCGCGGGCGAACGCATCGCGGATCTCTCGTCGAGGGCCGCGAGCCGGCTCGTCGCGACCGTCCCCCAGGACACGAGCGTCGCCTTCGAGTTCGACGTCCGGCAGATCGTCGAGATGGGACGCAACCCCCATCGATCGCGGTTCGGCGGCTGGTCCCGCGCCGACGCCGAGGCCGTCGAGCGCGCGCTGGACCGCGCGGACGTTCGTGAGTTCGTGGAGCGCTCGATCACGACCCTCTCGGGGGGCGAGCGCCAGCGCGTTCTCCTGGCGCGGGCGCTCGCCCAGGAGACGCCGCTGTTGCTCTTGGACGAACCGACCGCGAGCCTCGACATCAATCACCAGGTCCGCACGCTCGAACTACTGCGGAGTCTCGTCGCCGACGGCAAGACCGCGATCACGGCGATCCACGACCTGAACCTCGCGGCCCACTACTGCGACGAACTGCTCCTCCTCTCCGACGGGAAGGTCGCCGCCCAGGGGCCGCCGGAAGCGGTGCTCACAGAACGGGCCCTGGAGGACGCCTTCGACGCCAACGCGGTGGTCTCGCGGCACCCGGTCACGGGGTCGGTGTACGTCACCGCCCTCCCCGACGGGAAGCCGGTCGACGGCACGGACCGCTCCGAACCCGCGGGAGGCGACTCCGAGCGACCCGGCCGCGTCCACGTGATCGGCGGCGGCGGGACGGCCGCGAGGCTCCTCTACGTGCTCGATGCGGCGGGATACGAGGTCACGATCGGGGCGCTCAACGAGGGCGACACCGACACCGAGACCGCTCGGTCTATCGGGCTCGATCCCGTGACCGTTGAGCCCTTCGCCGGCGTCGACCCCGAGACGCGGGCGGCGGTCGAGCGGCGCATCGACGCCGCCGACTGCGTCGTCGTCGCGGACGTCGAGATCGGGACCGGGAACCTCCCGAACCTCCGGGCGGCCACCGCGGCCGACCGAGTGGTGCTCGTCGAGGACCGACCGTTCGACGAGCGGAACTACGTCGGCGAAGAGGCCGCGCGGGTCTACGAGTCGCTCCGGGAACGCGCTCGAACCGTCGCGTCGAAAGACGTCTCGACCGCCGTGGTGGATCTGATCGACCGCGATATGCCTGTTCACAGTGACGGTACCGGAGGCGAGACGGCGGAGCCCGCGCCCCGAGATCGACGGCCGAGCGAGCGATCTCGGTGA
- a CDS encoding halocyanin domain-containing protein produces the protein MIGKDTSVSRRGLLRAAAGSATAVAAGTAATGAATAQEYGGWFTSNARGGAVDNYDGTTVDRTGQDQVTIQVGSQGNGGSFAYGPPAVEISPGTEVVFEWVSNTHNILVESQPDGAGWEGYEAIENQGFSYTHTFETEGIYKYYCEPHLSLGMKAAIVVSSGSGSGGGESGGGVAVGNYDGWFTSDASGGAVSNYDGTTVDRTGQDEVTIQVGSQGNGGSFAYGPAAVRVSPGTTVNFEWVSNTHNILVESQPDGAGWEGYEAIENQGFSYSHTFETQGIYKYYCEPHLSLGMKAAVVVGPAPSGAGGDGGPTGTVGGGISLWEVLFSGTILLGMLAPIIASFYRGEDAGEVEYEPSFGEDDEETGTGTPEAPPEEPVAEIGHDDYDPVGTASLIVVYFLILLGLWVFIYFVEFLGNGPTVIG, from the coding sequence ATGATAGGCAAAGACACGAGCGTTTCGCGCCGCGGGCTCCTCCGTGCGGCCGCCGGATCCGCGACCGCCGTCGCCGCGGGGACGGCGGCGACGGGGGCGGCCACGGCCCAGGAGTACGGCGGATGGTTCACGAGCAACGCCAGGGGCGGAGCAGTAGACAACTACGACGGGACGACCGTCGACCGGACGGGCCAGGATCAGGTCACGATCCAGGTCGGTTCCCAGGGCAACGGCGGTTCCTTCGCCTACGGGCCGCCCGCCGTCGAGATCTCGCCCGGGACCGAGGTCGTCTTCGAGTGGGTCTCGAACACCCACAACATCCTCGTCGAGTCCCAGCCCGACGGCGCGGGCTGGGAGGGCTACGAGGCCATCGAGAATCAGGGGTTCTCCTACACGCACACCTTCGAGACCGAGGGCATCTACAAGTACTACTGCGAGCCCCACCTCTCGCTCGGGATGAAGGCCGCCATCGTCGTCAGCTCCGGTTCCGGCTCCGGCGGCGGGGAAAGCGGCGGCGGCGTCGCCGTCGGAAACTACGACGGATGGTTCACGAGCGACGCGTCCGGGGGCGCGGTGAGCAACTACGACGGGACGACCGTCGACCGGACGGGCCAAGACGAGGTCACGATCCAAGTCGGCTCCCAGGGCAACGGTGGCTCCTTCGCGTACGGGCCGGCCGCGGTCCGCGTCTCTCCCGGGACCACGGTGAACTTCGAGTGGGTCTCGAACACTCACAACATCCTCGTCGAGTCACAGCCCGACGGGGCGGGCTGGGAGGGCTACGAGGCCATCGAGAATCAGGGGTTCTCCTACAGCCACACCTTCGAGACGCAGGGCATCTACAAGTACTACTGCGAGCCCCACCTCTCGCTCGGGATGAAGGCGGCCGTCGTCGTGGGGCCGGCACCGAGCGGGGCCGGCGGCGACGGCGGCCCCACGGGCACGGTCGGCGGCGGGATCTCCCTCTGGGAGGTCCTCTTCTCGGGGACGATCCTCCTCGGGATGCTCGCGCCGATCATCGCGAGCTTCTACCGGGGCGAAGACGCCGGGGAGGTCGAGTACGAACCGTCGTTCGGCGAGGACGACGAGGAGACGGGCACGGGGACGCCCGAAGCACCCCCGGAGGAGCCGGTCGCCGAGATCGGTCACGACGACTACGACCCCGTCGGGACGGCGTCGCTCATCGTCGTGTACTTCCTCATACTCCTGGGGCTGTGGGTGTTCATATACTTCGTGGAGTTCCTCGGGAACGGACCGACGGTAATCGGGTGA
- a CDS encoding halocyanin domain-containing protein, producing MTRTHLTRRGFVGVVTAAGVGLAGCSGSGGSGGSGGSDGDSGSNGGSGSDGDSGSGGGGGGTPSFDGYLSETSNYDGVVDRTGQSEVTVDVGVEANGAYYGYGPAAIRVSTGTTVVWEWTGRGSLHNVVAEDGSFESEQTQEEGFTFSQTFEEAGTVKYYCTPHETLGMKGVVVVEE from the coding sequence ATGACGCGAACCCACCTCACACGGCGGGGATTCGTCGGCGTAGTAACCGCGGCCGGTGTCGGTCTCGCCGGCTGTTCCGGCTCGGGCGGCTCCGGCGGGTCCGGCGGGTCCGACGGCGACTCGGGCTCGAACGGCGGCTCGGGATCCGACGGCGATTCGGGCTCCGGCGGCGGAGGCGGCGGCACGCCCTCGTTCGACGGCTACCTCTCGGAGACGTCCAACTACGACGGCGTCGTCGACCGGACCGGCCAGTCGGAGGTCACCGTCGACGTCGGGGTCGAGGCCAACGGCGCCTACTACGGGTACGGCCCCGCGGCGATCCGCGTCTCGACCGGCACGACCGTCGTCTGGGAGTGGACCGGCCGAGGGAGCCTCCACAACGTCGTCGCCGAGGACGGCTCCTTCGAGTCGGAGCAGACCCAAGAGGAGGGCTTCACGTTCTCACAGACCTTCGAGGAAGCCGGCACGGTGAAGTACTACTGCACGCCCCACGAGACGCTCGGGATGAAGGGCGTCGTGGTCGTCGAGGAGTAG
- a CDS encoding cytochrome c oxidase subunit II, translated as MEIHRFEKLWFGASLLLIVVLIATIVYGAVGPGVAMVDDSGGIVDPSALTDSENFREPGVYEADDGGYDVYVRAQQFAFQPGTNSPIRVPADTDVTFYVSSPDVTHGFNLAGTNVNTMVIPGQVAEVTVNFDEPGTYHIVCNEYCGAAHHTMRGTVEVVPRDQFDMESQEVTDQ; from the coding sequence ATGGAGATACACAGATTCGAGAAACTCTGGTTTGGTGCATCGCTGCTGCTCATCGTCGTCCTGATCGCGACGATCGTCTACGGGGCGGTCGGCCCCGGCGTCGCGATGGTCGACGACTCCGGCGGCATCGTCGATCCGTCGGCGCTGACCGACTCCGAGAACTTCCGCGAGCCGGGCGTCTACGAGGCCGACGACGGCGGCTACGACGTCTACGTCCGCGCACAGCAGTTCGCGTTCCAGCCGGGAACGAACTCGCCCATCCGCGTCCCGGCCGACACCGACGTGACCTTCTACGTCAGCAGCCCGGACGTGACCCACGGTTTCAACCTCGCCGGGACGAACGTCAACACGATGGTCATCCCGGGGCAGGTCGCGGAGGTCACCGTCAACTTCGACGAGCCCGGGACGTACCACATCGTCTGTAACGAGTACTGCGGGGCGGCCCACCACACGATGCGCGGCACCGTCGAGGTGGTCCCCCGCGACCAGTTCGATATGGAGTCACAGGAGGTGACCGACCAATGA
- a CDS encoding Htur_1727 family rSAM-partnered candidate RiPP: protein MTEPRGDTTPEWEVFCRSAESEPLSHVGSVSAPTEEVAREQAESLFGWTAHTLWLCRADDVARFTARDLGAESDAAANADAETAGGESR from the coding sequence ATGACCGAACCCCGCGGCGACACGACGCCCGAGTGGGAGGTGTTCTGCCGGTCCGCAGAGAGCGAGCCGCTCAGCCACGTCGGGAGCGTGTCGGCGCCGACAGAAGAGGTGGCCCGCGAGCAGGCGGAGTCGCTGTTCGGGTGGACGGCGCACACGCTCTGGCTCTGTCGCGCCGACGACGTCGCCCGATTCACCGCCCGGGACCTGGGTGCCGAATCCGACGCGGCGGCCAACGCCGACGCGGAAACCGCCGGAGGTGAGTCCCGATGA
- a CDS encoding b(o/a)3-type cytochrome-c oxidase subunit 1 — protein MTFVDDYPEVARLTRWHFAVAFVALALGGFFGLLQALYRTNTLRSLLPINASQYYTVLTGHGVLLALVFTTFFICGFFLWAVTRSLDRPMSNPKLAWLGFGSMFVGTALAAISILNGFAPGLPFDSADVLYTFYVPLKASPAFYVGAALLIVGSWIVGVEYFMMYRDWRRENPDSRIPLQTFMVLTTFIMWYLSTLGVAIEVVVFLIPWSLGWISEIDPLLTRTLFWYFGHPVVYFWLLPGYLAWYTVLPKLAGGRLFSDPLARVVFVLFVLLSTPVGFHHQYVDPGIAEGFKFIAMTNTMMLLLPSLLTAFTVVASLEHGARQRGGKGYLGWLRALPWDKPAFSGMALAGLMFAAGGFSGMINAGMNINYLIHNTLWVPGHFHLTVGTAFALTAMASAYWLYPQLTGKRLQHRRIAMAQPYVWFLGMTLMSNAMHRGGLAGLPRRTAKPLFGDAGAGAFDPVLGSIAEMQLQIAIGGTLLFLGLAMFLVVMLGTWLSRRGAGQLRVNGSIPAPLSGADDGPRVLDNLRLWAAIAVVLVVIAYGLPLWGMIENGILTPGSVPFPT, from the coding sequence ATGACGTTCGTCGACGACTATCCGGAGGTCGCACGGCTCACGAGATGGCACTTCGCGGTCGCGTTCGTCGCGCTCGCGCTCGGGGGGTTCTTCGGGCTCCTGCAGGCGCTCTACCGGACGAACACGCTCCGGTCGCTGCTCCCGATCAACGCCTCGCAGTACTACACGGTCCTGACCGGCCACGGCGTCCTGCTGGCGCTCGTGTTCACGACGTTCTTCATCTGCGGGTTCTTCCTTTGGGCCGTCACCCGGAGCCTCGACCGGCCGATGTCGAACCCGAAACTGGCGTGGCTCGGGTTCGGCTCGATGTTCGTCGGGACCGCGCTCGCGGCGATCTCGATCCTGAACGGCTTCGCCCCCGGCCTCCCGTTCGACTCCGCGGACGTGCTCTACACCTTCTACGTCCCGCTGAAGGCGAGCCCGGCGTTCTACGTCGGCGCCGCGCTCCTCATCGTCGGCTCCTGGATCGTCGGGGTCGAGTACTTCATGATGTACCGCGACTGGCGGCGGGAGAACCCGGACTCGCGGATCCCGCTGCAGACGTTCATGGTGCTGACGACGTTCATCATGTGGTACCTCTCCACGCTCGGGGTCGCCATCGAGGTGGTCGTCTTCCTGATCCCGTGGTCGCTGGGGTGGATCAGCGAGATCGACCCGCTCCTGACGCGGACGCTGTTCTGGTACTTCGGCCACCCCGTCGTGTACTTCTGGCTCCTGCCGGGCTATCTGGCCTGGTACACGGTGCTGCCGAAGCTCGCCGGCGGCCGGCTGTTCAGCGACCCCCTCGCGCGGGTCGTGTTCGTGCTGTTCGTCCTGCTGTCGACGCCGGTCGGGTTCCACCACCAGTACGTCGACCCCGGCATCGCCGAGGGCTTCAAGTTCATCGCGATGACGAACACGATGATGCTGTTGCTCCCCTCGCTCTTGACGGCGTTCACCGTCGTGGCGTCGCTCGAACACGGGGCGCGCCAGCGCGGCGGCAAGGGCTACCTCGGCTGGCTCCGCGCGCTCCCCTGGGACAAGCCGGCGTTCTCGGGGATGGCGCTCGCGGGGCTGATGTTCGCCGCCGGCGGCTTCTCGGGGATGATCAACGCCGGGATGAACATCAACTACCTCATCCACAACACGCTGTGGGTGCCCGGTCACTTCCACCTCACCGTCGGCACCGCGTTCGCGCTGACGGCGATGGCGTCGGCCTACTGGCTCTACCCGCAGCTCACGGGCAAGCGCCTCCAGCACCGGCGCATCGCGATGGCCCAGCCCTACGTGTGGTTCCTGGGGATGACGCTGATGTCGAACGCGATGCACCGCGGCGGACTCGCCGGACTGCCGCGCCGGACCGCTAAGCCGCTGTTCGGCGACGCCGGCGCGGGCGCGTTCGATCCGGTCCTCGGGAGCATCGCCGAGATGCAGCTGCAGATCGCGATCGGCGGCACGCTCCTGTTCCTCGGGCTGGCGATGTTCCTGGTCGTGATGCTCGGGACGTGGCTCTCCCGCCGCGGCGCCGGCCAGCTCCGGGTCAACGGCTCGATTCCGGCGCCGCTGTCCGGGGCAGACGACGGACCGCGCGTGCTCGACAACCTCCGTCTGTGGGCGGCCATCGCGGTCGTGCTCGTGGTGATCGCCTACGGGCTCCCGCTGTGGGGGATGATCGAGAACGGGATCCTCACGCCCGGAAGCGTCCCCTTCCCGACGTGA
- a CDS encoding sulfite exporter TauE/SafE family protein: protein MTAGTTGAAVPDVGVAALFVVGLFGGAHCLGMCGPLVTMYGERFESDGRGPTARALRQHALFNAGRTLSYAAIGALLGALGGAVVNAGALVSAGTLVRGAAGIVVGAVVIAVGVSYVTGGGIDLAGGSVPVVGDVFAAVSARLTARVDTWATGPKIAGLGAMHGLLPCPILYPAFLYALSTGSAVSGGLALGALGLGTFPSLFVYGTVLDSVGAPLRRRLHRGIGVAFVIAGTIPLAKGLTALGWAVPHIPLPMPPMPT, encoded by the coding sequence ATGACCGCCGGGACGACGGGCGCCGCGGTCCCGGACGTCGGCGTCGCGGCGCTCTTCGTCGTCGGCCTGTTCGGCGGCGCGCACTGCTTGGGGATGTGCGGACCGCTGGTGACGATGTACGGCGAACGGTTCGAGAGCGACGGCCGCGGACCGACCGCCCGGGCGCTCCGCCAACACGCGCTGTTCAACGCCGGCCGCACCCTGAGCTACGCCGCCATCGGGGCCCTGCTCGGCGCGCTCGGCGGCGCGGTCGTCAACGCGGGCGCGCTCGTGTCCGCCGGGACGCTCGTCCGGGGCGCGGCGGGGATCGTCGTCGGCGCGGTCGTGATCGCCGTCGGCGTCAGCTACGTGACGGGCGGCGGCATCGATCTTGCAGGCGGGTCCGTCCCGGTCGTCGGCGACGTCTTCGCCGCGGTCTCCGCCCGGCTCACGGCGCGCGTAGACACGTGGGCGACGGGACCGAAGATCGCCGGCCTTGGGGCGATGCACGGACTGCTCCCGTGTCCGATCCTCTATCCGGCGTTCCTCTACGCGCTGTCGACCGGCTCGGCCGTCTCCGGCGGCCTGGCGCTCGGCGCGCTCGGGCTCGGGACGTTCCCGTCGCTGTTCGTCTACGGGACCGTGCTCGATTCGGTCGGCGCGCCGCTCAGGCGACGGCTCCACCGCGGCATCGGCGTCGCCTTCGTGATCGCCGGGACGATCCCGCTCGCGAAGGGGCTGACCGCGCTCGGGTGGGCCGTGCCGCACATCCCGCTGCCGATGCCGCCGATGCCGACCTGA
- the btuC gene encoding vitamin B12 ABC transporter permease BtuC translates to MTVRTRTVGWSAALTAVLALTVVLSAGVGPVSIPAPTVAKILLSADPSPLAFERAISRTNRLIVLNIRLPRIVLAALVGFALATAGVVMQGFFRNPMADPSIVGVSSGAAVGAVATIVLPFAFPFGLELQGAAFVTAVLTAFGVYLIATRDGRTPTATLLLAGVAVQTFLGAVISLLLLHSGQSLRRVVYWLMGHLGGTTWGDVRAIAVVLPPLFVLLLVYARDLNVLLLGEEDAHALGIDVERTKRVLLAASSVVTAAAVAVTGVIGFVGLIVPHAMRLVVGPDHRVLLPTSALAGASFLVATDTLARSGAAEVPVGIVTAALGAPFFLYLLRSREVTGL, encoded by the coding sequence GTGACCGTCAGGACGCGCACCGTCGGCTGGTCGGCCGCGCTGACGGCCGTCCTCGCGCTGACGGTCGTCCTGAGCGCCGGCGTCGGCCCGGTGTCGATCCCGGCGCCGACCGTCGCGAAGATCCTGCTCTCTGCGGACCCCTCGCCGCTGGCGTTCGAGCGGGCGATCAGCCGTACGAACCGGCTCATCGTCCTGAACATCCGGCTGCCGCGGATCGTCCTGGCGGCCCTCGTCGGCTTCGCGCTCGCGACCGCGGGCGTGGTGATGCAGGGGTTCTTCCGCAATCCGATGGCCGATCCCTCGATCGTCGGCGTCTCCTCGGGCGCGGCCGTCGGCGCCGTCGCGACGATCGTGCTCCCGTTCGCGTTCCCGTTCGGCCTCGAACTCCAGGGCGCGGCGTTCGTGACGGCCGTCCTGACCGCCTTCGGCGTCTACCTCATCGCCACTCGCGACGGCCGGACGCCGACCGCGACGCTGCTGCTCGCGGGCGTGGCCGTCCAGACGTTCCTGGGGGCGGTCATCTCGCTGTTGCTCCTGCACAGCGGCCAGAGCCTCCGCCGGGTGGTCTACTGGCTGATGGGCCACCTCGGCGGGACGACCTGGGGCGACGTCCGCGCCATCGCCGTCGTCCTCCCGCCGCTCTTCGTCCTCTTGCTCGTGTACGCCCGCGACCTCAACGTCCTCCTCCTCGGCGAGGAGGACGCCCACGCGCTCGGCATCGACGTCGAGCGGACGAAGCGGGTATTGCTCGCGGCGTCGAGCGTCGTCACCGCGGCCGCGGTCGCGGTCACTGGCGTCATCGGCTTCGTCGGGCTCATCGTGCCCCACGCGATGCGGTTGGTCGTCGGCCCCGACCACCGCGTGCTGCTCCCGACGAGCGCGCTCGCGGGCGCGTCGTTCCTCGTCGCCACCGACACGCTGGCGCGCTCGGGCGCGGCGGAGGTCCCGGTCGGGATCGTCACGGCCGCGCTCGGCGCGCCGTTCTTCCTGTATTTGCTCCGCTCGCGGGAGGTGACTGGCCTGTGA